TACGACAGGTACGACAGCAATTTTGTTGACAGTCATTATTACCGGGAATCCCGTCAAAGAGTTCACTCCTACTTGAAAAAAATAGCATCACAGCACATCTACGTCTTCTGGTTTGTCTGGAACGATTTTAGACTACCGGAAAAAGCATTTACAGGAGTGAAGTGGCACCGCCACTCCAATGAGCCGAAATACAGGTACGGCTCCGAAGAATGCGAAAGGTTCATCGAGCACATCTGCAACTCCCGCTTGCCCGTCATTATAGAAGAAGAATTTTACCAAACCCTGGAACTGGCAGCCCGGTTCTCCTCGCACACGACCGTTATCATCCCCCACATGGGGGGCTTAAACGGCGGTTACGGACGGCTGAAAAAGGCAGGCCTGTTTGAAAACACCAGGGTATACGTGGACACAGCACTGGCCAGTCCCTACGAGATAGAGGATTTTGCTGCAAACTACGGGACCGGCCGGATTATTTTCGGCAGCGATTTTCCCTTTGGCGACCCGGACTACGAACGCTACAAAATCGAGCAGATTTTTTCCGGAAAGAACCTGGAAAAAATCCTGGGCCAAAACCTGCTTGAGCTTCTGAATAAACCGGAGGCGCAATTTTGATTCTTAATATAAAGAATTTTTATATTTTGTATTTAAATTGAATTACACCCCAAAATTGTTATGTATTTTACTATAAAATGGAGGTGTTGTTTTTGCCTGCAAAATCATTTGGATTATCCGCCGATGACCTGTTTCAGATCGGCTATGTGCGGTATATGGACACGTTGAATTTTTTTCTTGATAAAATATATAAAAATAAAGAACTGTTCAACAACGCCGATATTTTAAAGGGCTCCCTGGACAGTGCAAAACAGGAAGCATTGCTCAGAACAGTCTCAGAAATGATAGCAAAAAACAACCAAGCTTTGCTAGGCTGCCTTATGGAAAACGGCATCCTGCCCCGTGAAGATCAGTAACGGGAACAACCTAATACCGGCCGAGTATATTGTCCAGAAACGATACGGGCAATTATATGACTTTTTTTAGGAGGCTTAAATGATTGCCATTGTAAAAAGCACCGCCCTGCACGGCCTGGAAGGCCAGATAGTGGAAGTTGAAGTAGATGTTTCAAACGGCCTGCCATGTTTTGACATAGTAGGCCTGCCGGATACATCTGTGCGTGAAGCAAAAGACCGGGTACGGGCCGCCATA
The window above is part of the Pelotomaculum thermopropionicum SI genome. Proteins encoded here:
- a CDS encoding predicted metal-dependent hydrolase (TIM-barrel fold); amino-acid sequence: MSLSISGSCSECIKPGGRQSFRFAWFFWKEWGLSGSNRALKGVDAAIMLVLDSHAHCGMTLPLERLLPFWRNAAIDGGVLFSPVEEIYDRYDSNFVDSHYYRESRQRVHSYLKKIASQHIYVFWFVWNDFRLPEKAFTGVKWHRHSNEPKYRYGSEECERFIEHICNSRLPVIIEEEFYQTLELAARFSSHTTVIIPHMGGLNGGYGRLKKAGLFENTRVYVDTALASPYEIEDFAANYGTGRIIFGSDFPFGDPDYERYKIEQIFSGKNLEKILGQNLLELLNKPEAQF